The following coding sequences are from one Buchnera aphidicola (Cinara confinis) window:
- the clpX gene encoding ATP-dependent Clp protease ATP-binding subunit ClpX — translation MNNIDNNKKLFCIFCNKTANKTKKLIVGLSGNICTQCVIFCYDTLKKNNYLNQKKTNLNRITSPYIIKKHLDKYIIGQEKAKKIFSVSVYNHYKKLKYIKENQNNNIELEKSNLLLLGPTGSGKTLLAKTLAKYLNVPFAIADATTLTQAGYVGEDVETILQKLIENSDYNIEKAEQGIIYIDEIDKIAKKTENLSITRDVSGEGVQQSLLKIIEGTIATVPPKGNRKHPQQDLWKINTSNILFICGGAFCNIEKIISKRIQNKSNVGFHTSLIKNKKNKKKYKKNKKIQPQDLIQFGLIPEFVGRFPIIATFKKLTQKNLVDILSQPKNSLIKQYQTLFSLDNIQLEFDNEALIEIAKQAILKNTGARGLRAILESILLNTMYDMPMLKNIKKVHIDASVIINKTAPKLIFSE, via the coding sequence ATGAACAATATAGATAATAATAAAAAATTATTTTGTATTTTTTGTAATAAAACAGCTAATAAAACAAAAAAATTGATTGTAGGATTATCAGGTAATATTTGTACTCAATGTGTTATTTTTTGTTATGATACATTAAAAAAAAATAATTATTTAAATCAAAAAAAAACAAACTTAAATCGCATTACTTCACCATATATCATTAAAAAACATTTAGATAAATATATTATTGGACAAGAAAAAGCTAAAAAAATTTTTTCAGTATCAGTCTATAATCATTATAAAAAATTAAAATATATCAAAGAAAATCAAAATAATAATATTGAATTAGAAAAAAGCAATCTTTTATTATTAGGTCCTACGGGAAGCGGAAAAACTCTATTAGCTAAAACCTTGGCAAAATATTTAAATGTTCCTTTTGCTATAGCAGATGCTACCACACTTACTCAAGCTGGCTATGTTGGTGAAGACGTTGAAACTATTTTACAAAAACTTATAGAAAATAGTGATTATAATATCGAAAAAGCAGAACAAGGCATTATATATATTGATGAAATAGATAAAATCGCTAAAAAAACAGAAAATTTATCAATAACACGAGATGTTTCAGGGGAAGGGGTACAACAATCATTACTAAAAATAATAGAAGGAACTATAGCCACGGTACCTCCTAAAGGTAATCGAAAACATCCTCAACAAGATCTATGGAAAATAAATACATCAAATATCCTATTTATTTGCGGTGGAGCTTTTTGTAATATAGAAAAAATAATCTCAAAACGTATACAAAATAAATCAAACGTTGGATTCCATACTTCATTAATAAAAAATAAAAAAAACAAAAAAAAATATAAAAAAAATAAAAAAATACAACCGCAAGATTTAATACAATTTGGATTAATACCTGAATTTGTAGGACGATTTCCAATCATTGCTACTTTTAAAAAATTGACGCAAAAAAATTTAGTAGATATTTTATCTCAACCAAAAAACTCTTTGATAAAACAATATCAAACTCTATTTTCTTTAGATAATATCCAATTAGAATTTGATAATGAAGCTTTAATAGAAATAGCCAAACAAGCTATATTAAAAAATACAGGAGCCAGAGGATTACGCGCAATCTTAGAATCCATACTATTGAATACCATGTATGATATGCCTATGTTAAAAAATATAAAAAAAGTACATATTGATGCTTCTGTTATAATAAATAAAACCGCACCAAAATTAATTTTTTCAGAATAA
- the dnaX gene encoding DNA polymerase III subunit gamma/tau has protein sequence MKKYQILSNTWRPQNFHDVIGQKYIIKAIQNSLDTGRIHQTWLFSGKHGVGKTTIARILAKSLNCLKGITSQPCRSCSHCIDIEKGKFLDFIELDAASRTKVEEIKVLLETVQYSPIKGRFKVYLIDEVHMLSRHSFNALLKTLEEPPKFIKFILATTEPKKIPSTILSRCLQISLQPINKKDIFFHLNEILKKENIKTIPEVINIITDIAKGSIRDALNMLELAISSAKKNEITLSQAEKLFSFFNKNKTLILAKNILNKNIKNILKIIDEAEKNNISCNNIMLSLISFFHKICILQVLPKLNDLNDKNISKYKKDLQLISQKISFVNIQKYYKILINGRKNLKYTSNARIILEMTIFKICQE, from the coding sequence ATGAAAAAATATCAAATTTTGTCCAATACCTGGAGACCTCAAAATTTTCATGACGTTATTGGCCAAAAATATATTATTAAAGCAATTCAAAATAGCTTAGATACTGGTCGTATTCATCAAACATGGTTATTTTCCGGAAAACATGGAGTTGGAAAAACTACCATTGCCAGAATTTTAGCAAAAAGTTTAAATTGCTTAAAAGGTATTACTTCTCAACCCTGTCGTTCCTGTTCTCATTGTATTGATATTGAAAAAGGAAAGTTTCTAGATTTTATAGAACTGGATGCAGCATCACGCACTAAAGTAGAAGAAATAAAAGTTTTATTAGAAACTGTACAATACTCTCCAATAAAAGGGCGTTTTAAAGTATATCTAATTGACGAAGTACATATGCTATCTCGACATAGTTTTAATGCGTTATTAAAAACTCTAGAAGAACCACCTAAATTTATTAAATTTATCTTAGCTACCACCGAACCAAAAAAAATCCCTTCCACAATCCTTTCACGTTGTTTGCAAATTTCTTTGCAACCTATCAATAAAAAAGATATTTTTTTTCATTTAAATGAAATCTTAAAAAAAGAAAATATTAAAACTATTCCGGAAGTAATAAATATCATTACAGATATTGCTAAAGGTAGTATTCGAGATGCATTAAATATGTTAGAATTAGCTATCTCTTCTGCTAAAAAGAACGAAATAACACTTTCTCAAGCTGAAAAATTATTTAGTTTTTTTAATAAAAATAAAACTTTAATTCTAGCAAAAAACATATTAAATAAAAATATTAAAAATATACTAAAAATAATAGACGAAGCTGAAAAAAATAATATATCATGTAACAATATCATGTTATCATTAATTTCATTTTTCCATAAAATCTGTATTTTACAAGTTTTACCTAAACTAAACGATCTAAATGATAAAAACATTTCAAAATATAAAAAAGATTTACAATTAATATCTCAAAAAATTTCATTTGTTAATATTCAAAAATATTATAAAATATTAATTAATGGAAGAAAGAATTTAAAATATACCTCAAATGCACGCATTATTTTAGAAATGACCATTTTTAAAATATGTCAAGAATAA
- a CDS encoding SurA N-terminal domain-containing protein encodes MSIINSFSKKILITMIIITIMLSIIFNSIIIYFIKDFKNYAIQINDEEISPKIIQLLYFLNKKYNNHHINNNLKICKPTLHEELLYKKTLMQIIYTTLLKQYLKKLHFHVIKKNIKNKIYQSKFFQKENKFNLNQYLNFINFIELTNEQYITSLEKKETVKDFIYLLLKSEIFLKDYFYKIMKKSLEKRNVQLGYFDVSLTNAEKKILFQDIKKYYILNKKKFFYPKRIKFKILKLQNQIPLNQKNNQIFNTNNTTNNIIDCEKEYKIFKMKNIKYAQLLFHNIQHDNKGHQNIKKRLLEMKKEYEIKNMDWIHTNHLTDVIKKFKIKNVGDVSNIIEYHDEFLIAQLTKNPVNSSENIDSKKNKMQNNCDIFNNTTKNIKNISTVLKKYTLQPKTNDKNIFLKEIKTDWIKKDQKLNFHYIHPLMRFIQKNFFNQKKSKNINPIKIFISKDNTLYIIKPVLYQPKKIKKLNCVINEIKHILQQKKIQLKNSNLIKKFLSNSKNISNNFLKNHKLCLQPTKTIKFNEKTKKNNHKIIFQLPIPKKNNFIYTIIHTKNNQDRLLILKNVFYENINKKQKIKLLKKIKKKYKNLIFSIFLKNIYQNSIIKYQKKILNIIH; translated from the coding sequence ATGTCAATCATTAATTCTTTTTCAAAAAAAATATTAATAACTATGATCATAATTACAATCATGCTTTCAATTATATTTAATAGTATCATAATTTATTTTATTAAAGATTTTAAAAATTATGCTATACAAATAAATGACGAAGAAATTTCTCCCAAAATAATTCAATTATTATATTTTTTAAATAAAAAATATAATAATCACCACATAAATAATAATTTAAAAATTTGTAAACCTACTTTACATGAAGAACTATTATATAAAAAAACATTAATGCAAATTATTTATACAACTTTACTAAAACAATATTTAAAAAAACTACATTTTCATGTTATCAAAAAAAATATTAAAAATAAAATTTATCAATCAAAATTTTTTCAAAAAGAAAATAAATTTAATTTAAATCAATATTTAAATTTTATTAATTTTATTGAATTAACAAACGAGCAATACATAACATCTCTAGAGAAAAAAGAAACAGTGAAAGATTTTATATATTTATTATTAAAATCAGAAATATTTTTAAAAGATTATTTTTACAAAATTATGAAAAAAAGTCTCGAGAAAAGAAATGTGCAACTAGGTTATTTTGACGTATCATTAACTAATGCAGAGAAAAAAATTCTATTTCAAGATATAAAAAAATATTACATTTTAAATAAAAAAAAATTTTTTTACCCAAAAAGAATAAAATTTAAAATATTAAAATTACAAAATCAAATACCATTAAACCAAAAAAATAATCAAATCTTTAATACAAATAATACAACAAATAACATCATAGACTGCGAAAAAGAATACAAAATATTTAAAATGAAAAACATAAAATACGCGCAATTATTATTTCATAATATTCAACATGACAATAAAGGACATCAAAATATAAAAAAACGCTTATTAGAGATGAAGAAAGAATATGAAATAAAAAATATGGATTGGATTCATACAAACCATCTAACTGATGTTATAAAAAAATTCAAAATAAAAAACGTAGGGGATGTATCTAACATTATTGAATATCATGATGAATTTTTAATTGCACAGTTAACAAAAAATCCAGTAAATTCTTCCGAAAATATTGATTCTAAAAAAAATAAAATGCAAAATAATTGTGATATTTTTAATAATACTACTAAAAATATTAAAAATATTTCAACAGTTTTAAAAAAATATACTTTACAACCAAAAACAAATGATAAAAATATTTTTTTAAAAGAAATAAAAACTGATTGGATTAAAAAAGACCAAAAATTAAATTTTCATTATATTCATCCATTAATGCGTTTTATACAAAAAAATTTTTTTAATCAAAAAAAATCAAAAAATATTAATCCGATAAAGATTTTTATATCTAAAGATAATACTTTATATATTATAAAACCAGTATTATATCAGCCTAAAAAGATTAAAAAACTAAATTGTGTCATTAATGAAATTAAACATATTCTACAACAAAAAAAAATACAGCTAAAGAATTCTAATTTAATAAAAAAATTTTTATCTAATAGCAAAAATATTTCAAATAATTTTTTAAAAAATCATAAACTATGTTTACAACCCACTAAAACAATAAAATTTAATGAAAAAACAAAAAAAAACAATCATAAGATCATTTTTCAATTACCGATTCCAAAAAAAAATAATTTTATATATACTATAATTCATACAAAAAATAATCAAGATCGGTTATTGATTTTAAAAAATGTATTTTACGAAAATATAAACAAAAAACAAAAAATAAAATTGCTAAAAAAAATAAAAAAGAAATATAAAAATTTAATTTTTTCTATATTTTTAAAAAATATATATCAAAACTCAATTATTAAATACCAAAAAAAAATATTAAACATAATTCATTAA
- a CDS encoding ATP-dependent Clp protease proteolytic subunit — protein MKKNIINRNNKNSIPIPFIIDQTERGDRSYDIFSRLLKERIIFITGTIEDQLANMVVAQILFLESENDSQDIFLYINSPGGVITAGLSIYDTMQLVNPDINTICLGQACSMAAILLCAGKKGKRFSLPNARIMLHQPLGSFQGQASDIFIHANEIKKNKQTINKLLSDHTKQSVNKIIEDTERDYFLSPEEARQYGIIDSILYKK, from the coding sequence ATGAAAAAAAATATAATCAACCGAAATAATAAAAATTCTATTCCTATACCATTTATCATTGATCAAACAGAACGCGGAGATCGTTCATACGATATATTTTCGCGCTTACTTAAAGAAAGGATTATTTTTATAACAGGAACTATTGAAGATCAGTTAGCTAACATGGTCGTAGCTCAAATTTTATTTTTAGAATCAGAAAACGATTCTCAAGATATTTTTTTATATATTAATTCTCCAGGAGGCGTCATTACAGCAGGTTTATCTATTTATGATACCATGCAATTAGTCAATCCAGATATTAATACAATTTGTTTAGGACAAGCGTGCTCAATGGCAGCAATATTATTATGTGCCGGAAAAAAAGGAAAAAGATTTAGCCTTCCTAATGCTAGAATAATGTTACATCAACCTCTAGGTAGTTTTCAAGGACAAGCCTCTGATATTTTTATACATGCTAATGAAATAAAAAAAAATAAACAAACAATAAACAAACTACTTTCAGATCATACAAAACAGTCAGTAAATAAAATTATAGAAGATACCGAAAGAGATTATTTTTTATCCCCCGAAGAAGCGCGTCAATATGGAATTATCGATTCTATATTATATAAAAAATAA
- a CDS encoding YbaB/EbfC family nucleoid-associated protein produces MFTEKNITELINQAKNMQEKIKEIKKNIKTKEIIGKSGAGLVKMTITGTYDCKNVTINKKIINQESKNILEDLIAAAFNDAIRQIENIQKEQLNINQ; encoded by the coding sequence ATGTTTACTGAAAAAAATATTACTGAACTGATAAATCAAGCTAAAAACATGCAAGAAAAAATTAAAGAAATAAAAAAAAATATAAAAACAAAAGAAATTATAGGCAAGTCAGGAGCTGGACTAGTTAAAATGACTATTACTGGTACATATGATTGTAAAAATGTCACTATAAACAAAAAAATAATTAATCAGGAAAGTAAAAATATTCTAGAAGACTTAATAGCAGCAGCATTTAATGATGCGATACGACAAATTGAAAATATACAGAAAGAACAATTAAATATAAATCAATAA
- the lon gene encoding endopeptidase La — protein sequence MNFRCSKKIEIPVLPLRDMVVYPYMITALFIGREISIKCIEFSMKSNKKILLISQKESKIENPKEKDLFTVGTVSVILQMLKLPDGTIKILVKGLKRAKITELKKNNIHFLAIINYLKSPKIKKIEKIVLIKTTLKQFEKYIILNKKISLEVLTSLKNLDNLEKMGDIIASHMPLTLKDKQSILEISKINKRLEFLMSKMEIEMSLLKIEKRIQNRIKKQMEKSQREYYLNEQIKAIQKELGDIDDIPNEYKSLQKKIKLAKMPKIAFKKTILELKKLKMMSPISAEATVVRSYIDWMIQVPWYKRSIIQKDIKSAKEILDIDHFGLDKVKERILEYLAVQNRQNKIKGPILCLVGPPGVGKTSLGKSIARATGRKYVRMALGGIRDEAEIRGHRRTYIGSMPGKLIQNITKAGVKNPLFLLDEIDKISCDLRVDPASALLEVLDSEQNMSFNDHYLETDYDLSDIMFVATSNSLDIPAPLLDRMEVIKLSGYTEDEKLNIAKNYLRPKQMKENALKKKEIIILEDALLSIIRYYTREAGVRNLERAIAKICRKSVKKISLNHCQNKIIIDKKNIKKYLGIKKYTYGHANKINKIGQVIGLAWTEVGGDLLTIECACIPGKGKLTYTGSLGEVMQESIQAALTVVRSQAHKLNIKKDFYEKKDIHVHVPEGATPKDGPSAGITMCTAIVSCLTNIPVKSDIAMTGEITLRGIILGIGGLKEKLIAAHRGGIKTVLIPKENLRDLKAVPKNIIANLCIFPVKNIEEVLKLALEKNPYLDTNLHKNII from the coding sequence ATGAATTTTAGGTGTTCTAAAAAAATAGAAATTCCAGTATTGCCGTTACGTGACATGGTAGTTTATCCGTATATGATTACAGCATTATTTATAGGACGCGAAATATCAATTAAATGCATAGAATTTTCCATGAAAAGTAATAAAAAAATTTTATTAATTTCTCAAAAAGAATCGAAAATTGAAAATCCAAAAGAAAAAGATTTATTCACAGTAGGGACTGTATCTGTAATTTTACAAATGTTAAAATTACCTGACGGAACTATTAAAATATTAGTTAAAGGTCTTAAAAGAGCTAAAATTACAGAACTGAAAAAAAATAATATTCATTTTTTAGCAATCATAAATTATTTAAAATCACCAAAAATTAAAAAGATAGAAAAAATAGTTTTAATTAAAACAACTTTAAAACAATTTGAAAAATATATTATACTAAATAAAAAAATATCCTTAGAGGTTTTAACATCTTTAAAAAATCTTGATAACTTAGAAAAAATGGGTGATATTATTGCATCTCATATGCCATTAACGTTAAAAGATAAACAATCAATATTAGAAATTTCAAAAATTAATAAACGTTTAGAATTTTTAATGAGTAAAATGGAAATAGAAATGAGTTTATTAAAAATTGAAAAACGTATTCAAAATCGTATTAAAAAACAAATGGAGAAAAGTCAACGGGAATACTATCTTAATGAACAAATAAAAGCAATACAAAAAGAATTAGGCGATATTGATGATATTCCAAATGAATATAAATCCTTACAAAAAAAAATAAAATTAGCAAAAATGCCAAAAATAGCTTTTAAAAAAACAATATTAGAATTAAAAAAATTAAAAATGATGTCTCCAATCTCTGCAGAAGCAACTGTAGTACGAAGTTATATTGACTGGATGATTCAGGTGCCTTGGTATAAACGCAGTATAATCCAGAAAGATATAAAATCAGCAAAAGAAATTTTAGATATTGATCATTTCGGTTTAGATAAAGTAAAAGAACGTATATTAGAGTATTTAGCCGTACAAAATCGACAAAATAAAATAAAAGGACCGATTTTATGTCTTGTAGGTCCTCCAGGTGTAGGAAAAACTTCTTTAGGGAAATCGATTGCTCGAGCTACCGGACGAAAATATGTACGCATGGCTTTAGGAGGTATAAGAGATGAAGCGGAAATCAGAGGGCATCGAAGAACATATATAGGGTCTATGCCTGGAAAATTAATACAAAATATAACAAAAGCAGGAGTAAAAAATCCTCTTTTTTTACTTGATGAAATTGACAAAATATCATGTGATCTACGTGTAGATCCTGCATCCGCTCTTTTAGAAGTTTTAGATTCAGAACAAAATATGTCATTTAATGATCATTATTTAGAAACAGACTATGATTTATCTGATATTATGTTTGTTGCTACTTCTAATTCTCTAGATATTCCCGCTCCTTTATTAGACCGAATGGAAGTTATTAAATTATCTGGTTATACAGAAGATGAAAAATTAAATATTGCAAAAAATTATTTACGACCTAAACAAATGAAAGAAAATGCATTAAAAAAAAAGGAAATAATAATTTTAGAAGATGCACTATTAAGTATAATTCGTTATTATACAAGAGAAGCCGGTGTTAGAAATTTAGAACGTGCGATCGCTAAAATATGCAGAAAATCGGTAAAAAAAATATCATTAAACCATTGTCAAAATAAAATTATTATAGATAAAAAAAATATAAAAAAATATTTAGGAATCAAAAAATATACTTATGGTCACGCAAATAAAATTAATAAAATCGGTCAAGTTATTGGTTTAGCGTGGACTGAAGTAGGCGGTGATTTACTAACTATAGAGTGCGCTTGTATCCCTGGAAAAGGAAAATTAACTTATACTGGATCTCTTGGAGAAGTTATGCAAGAATCAATTCAAGCAGCTCTTACAGTAGTACGTTCACAAGCTCATAAATTAAATATAAAAAAAGATTTTTATGAGAAAAAAGATATACATGTACATGTTCCTGAAGGTGCTACACCAAAAGATGGTCCAAGCGCTGGAATTACCATGTGTACAGCTATTGTTTCTTGTTTAACAAATATTCCAGTAAAATCCGATATTGCTATGACAGGAGAGATAACTTTAAGAGGTATTATATTAGGTATCGGAGGATTAAAAGAAAAATTAATTGCAGCGCATCGAGGAGGAATTAAAACAGTATTGATTCCCAAAGAAAATCTCCGTGACTTAAAAGCAGTACCAAAAAATATAATCGCTAATTTATGTATTTTTCCAGTAAAAAATATAGAAGAAGTATTAAAATTAGCTTTAGAAAAAAACCCATATCTTGATACTAATTTACATAAAAATATAATATAA